In one window of Pseudoxanthomonas sp. YR558 DNA:
- a CDS encoding methyl-accepting chemotaxis protein translates to VNQAGATMGEIVASVQRVTDIMAEISAASQEQSAGIEQVNQTITQMDETTQQNAALVEEATAAARSMEEQAQALADAVSTFQLGDGDQVARLVQERVTRIAAGAAPRPTPAHHPY, encoded by the coding sequence GTGAACCAGGCCGGCGCCACGATGGGCGAAATCGTCGCCTCGGTGCAGCGCGTGACCGACATCATGGCCGAGATCTCCGCCGCCTCGCAGGAGCAGAGCGCCGGTATCGAACAGGTCAACCAGACCATCACCCAGATGGACGAGACCACCCAGCAGAACGCTGCGCTGGTGGAAGAAGCCACCGCCGCGGCGCGTTCGATGGAAGAACAGGCCCAGGCGCTGGCCGACGCCGTTTCCACGTTCCAGCTGGGCGATGGCGACCAGGTGGCACGGCTGGTGCAGGAACGCGTAACCCGCATCGCGGCCGGAGCGGCACCCCGTCCCACTCCCGCCCACCACCCTTACTGA